In Streptomyces sp. TLI_146, the genomic stretch GGCATCGCCGACCCGAGGGTGGGCTTCGATGGCTGACACCGTCTGGCGCCCGTGCGGGCGCACCCGCCGCTCCACCCGGACGCTGCGGGTCCGCGTCTCCGCCGTGATTCTCGCGGCGGCGGTCCTCGCCGTCCTGCTCGTACCGCCGCTCGTCCACCTCGACCAGCAGGCCGTCGACCTGTCGCACAAGCTCCTCCCGCCGTCCTGGGAGCACCCGTTCGGCACCGACGACGTCGGCCGCGACCTGCTGCTCCGCTGTGTCTACGGGCTGCGGATCTCGCTCCTCGTCGGTGTCGTGGCCGCGCTCGTCGCCACCGTCGTCGGCACGGTCGTGGGCGCGGCGGCTGCGGCCCTCGGCGGCTGGACCGACCGGCTGGTGATGCGGCTGGTGGACGTGTTCTCGTCGGTGCCGCACCTGCTGCTTGGCATCTTCGTGGTCGCGATGTTCCGCCCCGGGGTGTGGCCGGTGATCGCCTCGGTCGCCGTGACGCACTGGCTCTCCACCGCCCGTATCGTGCGCGCCGAGGTGCTGTCCCTGCGCTCGCGCCCCTACATCGACGCGGCGATCTCCGGCGGCGCCTCCAGGCTGCGGGTGACGACCCGTCATCTGCTGCCGGGCGTCCTGCCGCAGGCCGGGCTCGCGGCCGTCCTCATGGTGCCGCACGCCATGTGGCACGAGTCGGCGCTCTCCTTCCTCGGCCTCGGCCTGCCCAGCCACCAGGCCAGCCTCGGCAACCTCGTCCAGTCCGCGCGCGGCTCGCTGCTCGCCGGGCACTGGTGGCCGACCCTCTTCCCCGGCCTGCTGCTCATCGTGCCCACCCTCGCCGTCGCGGGCCTGGCCGGCGCCTGGCGCGAACGCCTGGACCCGCGCCGCCGATCGGAGCTGATGCTGTGACCAAGGCTGCTGTGACCAAGGCCGCTGCGACCACGGTCCTTTCGGTACGCGGCCTGTCCGTGCGCTTCCGGATGCGCGGCGGGCGCCATATCGCCGCCGTCACCGACGTCTCCTTCGACCTGGCGGCGGGCGAGTGCCTGGCCCTGGTCGGCGAGAGCGGCTGCGGCAAGTCCGTCCTCGCCTCGGCGCTGCTCGGCCTGCTGCCGGGCAACGCCCAGACAGCGGGCAGCGCCGTGCTGCGCGGCGGTGGCGACCCCGTCGACCTGCTCGCCGCCGACGAACGCACACTCGCCCGTACGGTACGGGGCCGCCGCATCGGTCTCGTACCGCAGAGCCCGGCCGCCCACCTCACGCCCGTGCGGACCGTACGGGCGCAGCTCGCGGAGACCCTGCGCGAGCTCACCGGAACGCCCAGGCGCGAGCTGCGCGCGGCGACCGAAGCAGCGGCCGAACGGGCCGCGTTCCCGCTCGGGCACCTCGACCGCTATCCGCACGAGCTGTCCGGCGGGCTCGCCCAGCGCGCCGCGACCGCGCTCGCCCTCGTCGGGGACGCGCCGCTGCTCCTCGCCGACGAGCCGACCACCGGGCTCGACCGCGACCTGGTGGACCGCACGGCCGACGAGCTGCGCCGCACCGCCGACGACGGCCGGGCGCTGCTGATGATCACCCACGATCTGGCGGCCGCCGAGCGGATCGCCGACCGGGTCGCCGTGATGTACGCCGGGCGCGTCGTGGAACTCGCCGACGCAACCTCGTATTTCGGCGGGACCGGACCCCGTCACCCGTATGCTCGGGGCCTGCTCGACGCGCTCCCGGAGCGGGCTTTCACGCCCGTCCCCGGGATGCCGCCCGAGCTGGGCGATCTGCCGGACGGCTGTGCGTTCGCACCCCGTTGCGAACGGGCCACCGGCCAGTGCGGCACCCTGCCGCCGTTCGACGGCCGGGTCGCCTGTCACCACCTGGAGGAGCCCGGCCGTGCTTGACCTGAAGAACATCACCGCCGGGTACGAGCGCGGCAGGCCCGTGGTCCGCGAGGTGAGCCTCGCCGTCGCCCCCGGCGAGGCGGTCGGCCTGCTCGGCCCCAGCGGCTGCGGCAAATCCACCCTGGCCCGGGTCGCGGCGCTGCTGCACCGGCCGGACGACGGCACGGTGACCCTCGACGGCGCCCTCGTCACCGAGTGGCGCCACCGGGCCCCGCGCGCCCAGCGCACCACCGTCGGGGTCGTCTTCCAGTCGCCCCGGCTCGCCGCCGACCCCCGGCTGCGGCTGCGCGAGATCGTCGCCGAGCCGCTGCGGGCCACCGGCCGCCAGATCGAGGTGCGCGAGCGCGTCGACGAACTCGCGGACCTGGTCGGCCTCGGCGGGGACCTGCTGAACCGCCGCCCCCACGAGGTCAGCGACGGCCAGCTCCAGCGCGCCTGCCTGGCCCGCGCCCTGGTCCTGCGCCCGCGCCTGCTGGTCTGCGACGAGATGACGGCGATGCTGGACGCCTCGACGACGGCGGCCCTGGTGGCGGCGGTCGAGCGCTACCGCAGGGAGACGACGGCCTCCCTCCTCGCGGTGGGCCACGACCGGACGCTCCTTGAGCGGTGGTGCGACCGGGCGGAGCAGTGGGGCGAA encodes the following:
- a CDS encoding ABC transporter ATP-binding protein, which encodes MLDLKNITAGYERGRPVVREVSLAVAPGEAVGLLGPSGCGKSTLARVAALLHRPDDGTVTLDGALVTEWRHRAPRAQRTTVGVVFQSPRLAADPRLRLREIVAEPLRATGRQIEVRERVDELADLVGLGGDLLNRRPHEVSDGQLQRACLARALVLRPRLLVCDEMTAMLDASTTAALVAAVERYRRETTASLLAVGHDRTLLERWCDRAEQWGELSG
- a CDS encoding ABC transporter ATP-binding protein; this encodes MRGGRHIAAVTDVSFDLAAGECLALVGESGCGKSVLASALLGLLPGNAQTAGSAVLRGGGDPVDLLAADERTLARTVRGRRIGLVPQSPAAHLTPVRTVRAQLAETLRELTGTPRRELRAATEAAAERAAFPLGHLDRYPHELSGGLAQRAATALALVGDAPLLLADEPTTGLDRDLVDRTADELRRTADDGRALLMITHDLAAAERIADRVAVMYAGRVVELADATSYFGGTGPRHPYARGLLDALPERAFTPVPGMPPELGDLPDGCAFAPRCERATGQCGTLPPFDGRVACHHLEEPGRA
- a CDS encoding ABC transporter permease, coding for MADTVWRPCGRTRRSTRTLRVRVSAVILAAAVLAVLLVPPLVHLDQQAVDLSHKLLPPSWEHPFGTDDVGRDLLLRCVYGLRISLLVGVVAALVATVVGTVVGAAAAALGGWTDRLVMRLVDVFSSVPHLLLGIFVVAMFRPGVWPVIASVAVTHWLSTARIVRAEVLSLRSRPYIDAAISGGASRLRVTTRHLLPGVLPQAGLAAVLMVPHAMWHESALSFLGLGLPSHQASLGNLVQSARGSLLAGHWWPTLFPGLLLIVPTLAVAGLAGAWRERLDPRRRSELML